Within Sporosarcina sp. PTS2304, the genomic segment TTCCCGACACAAAGTCAAGGATTCTCCCGGAAGAACCGGCGACTCCTGGAGGATCAGCAAGAGCCGTAGCACATCTTTGCACTTGACAGGCGTAATCGTCAAAGAACTTCTGGCGAGTCCGCCGCGTGCCCTCAGGAAAGCTTCCGGTTTCTCTCGGGAGAATCCTCACACGTACCCTACTTTACTGCACTGCACAGATGGAGCCACTTACTATACCGTGGCATACCCAACTTTCAGAGAGGTAGCTAATTACTCCGTTTTATTTAAGAAAAATAAAGCGAGCGTTCCCGGACCGGCATGGGAACCGATAACTGAGCCGATTTGGTGAATTTCGATTGCCTTTGGCTGGACGACGTCTTCTATCATCGCTTTAAATTCATTAGCAGCTACCAGATCGTCTCCATGACTGATCGCGATTGTTTGTTGTTCAAGATGGCTTCCACGCTCTTCCATCATTTCGATCATTCGCCGTAATACTTTTTTGCGTCCGCGGTGCTTTTCAATCGGCACAAGTTTACCATCTTCTACATGAAGCAATGGTTTTATATTCAGCAGACCCCCGATAAATGCGCTTGCTTTAGAAACGCGACCACCTTTTGCCAAGTAATCCAAATCCTCTACAGTGAATAAATGCTCCATATGTTTTGCCATCGTACGAATATGCTGTCCAATTTCTTGGACACTACTTCCTTCATCACGCAACCGTACAGCTTCTTTTACTAGTAAACCATAGCCAAGTGAAGCGCATTTTGAATCGATGATGACGAGGTTCAATGATGGATTTTCTTCTTTTACTTGATCACTAGTCATAACAGCGGTTTGATAAGTACCCGATAGTTGTGATGAGAAGGCGATATAAATTCCTTCTTCGCCCGATGCGACAAGTTCATTCCATGTATTCAGCATTTTTTCGGGTGAGGCTTGAGAAGTTTTCGGTTGTTGCCCCTGACGTATAGCATCAAAAACTTCTGTAGAATTAATTTCTATAATATCTGCATACTCTTTGTCGCTCAGTAAGACACTTAGCGGAAAAAGTTCTACTTCGCTCTCTTCAAAGAAAGACCACGGTAAATCACATGCACTGTCAGCAAAAATCTTCATATTGTTTCCCCCTTACTGCACCCGTAATTTATTTAAAGACAATCGATCTTCTAATATGAGAGAAATGCCGTCTTCGTTGTTAGTTGAAGTCACTTCATTGGCAATAGATTTCAGCTCGTCAATGGCGTTGCCCATCGCGACACCGACTCCTGCATAGTCAATCATTTCTAAATCATTGTCTTCGTCTCCGAATGCGATGATCCGTTCTTTCGGCACGTTCAACCAATTGGCTACTTCATGGATACCAACGGCCTTATTCAATCCATGACGAACAATTTCTATTATATTAAATG encodes:
- a CDS encoding DegV family protein, which produces MKIFADSACDLPWSFFEESEVELFPLSVLLSDKEYADIIEINSTEVFDAIRQGQQPKTSQASPEKMLNTWNELVASGEEGIYIAFSSQLSGTYQTAVMTSDQVKEENPSLNLVIIDSKCASLGYGLLVKEAVRLRDEGSSVQEIGQHIRTMAKHMEHLFTVEDLDYLAKGGRVSKASAFIGGLLNIKPLLHVEDGKLVPIEKHRGRKKVLRRMIEMMEERGSHLEQQTIAISHGDDLVAANEFKAMIEDVVQPKAIEIHQIGSVIGSHAGPGTLALFFLNKTE